GGTTTGATCTGGCAGGCAAGATAATAGCCAATTACAAGGCGGAGGGCGTCGATACGGACACGGTGATCCTGACCGTGATGGGAATAGGGAGTTTAAGGTATAAATATAACGAAGAAAGATTTATCAGAGTGGGAGAAATAAAGCTTCTCCCGGACAACGAGGACAAGAATAAGGTGAGTTGTTTTTCGGCTAAGGACATATTGTTTACCACTGCCCGCAAATACAAGGGCCTCGAAGCCAATCATGTGATAGTCATAGACCTGGACGGCCATTTTCTCGATGACGACGAACTGACTTATACTGCCGCGTCCCGTTCCTGTATGTATCTGGACGTGATCCTGTCCTCAAGGAGCATGGATACCGGGCTCCTTGAAAAGGCTGTGAAAAAGCTGAATATGGAGCCCGGCAGTTTATGACGCGCAAAAACACACAGGCGGAGCCGCGAGGCTCCGCCTTTTTCTCTTGTTTGCTTTCGGCTGTCACTCCACCGTGAGGGTGAATACTTCTCCGAAGGAGCAGCGCTCTTTGGCCAGGAGCCTCAGCTCCAGACTGCCCTTGCTCTCTGCCTTTACCCTGAGGGTGACCCTCTCTCCGGTTTTCACCGGCCGGGGCAGGGTATAGGCCTTGCCGTTGGCCGTCAGCTGCACGGAGCCTTCTCCGTCTCCGTCCAGCCATGTGGCTTCGTTCAGGTTGGCGATAGTGACCTCCAGCAGGTCGCCATTCTTCACAGTGGCGCCCTTTTCCAGCCTCTTGCCCCTCAGAAACACGCCGTCAAAGGCGCCGTCCACGTATTTGGGAGGATTCGGGACTCCCGGGACAAAGGGGTCGTTGGTGACGGACACGTAGTCGCAGGTCCGGGTGTCCGTCCCCCGGGCTTCGGCTCTCAGTCCGGGCTTTTTGCCTGCCTCAAACAGGGCGGGGTATCTGTCCTCCACCTGATTGTAGAGCATCATGGCGTCGGTGTAGTCCACGTTTTTGGAGGTGTCCACCGTCAGATAGCAGCCGGGCTCAAAGGAGGGGCTCGCGAGGAACCTGGGGCCCATCTCCCTGATCACCCTGGTGACGGGCTTGTCCGAATCGTCCGGATTGATGATGCCGTAGTCGCTCGCCTCCAGCACTCTGTAGCCCCCGGGCCAGAACCACCAGAAGACTCCGTTGACTCCGCCCTCTATGAGCATCCTGTAAAAGTCGGCGAAGTACTGAGCCTGCTTGGCCAGTCCCTGCTCCGTGACGTAGGGGCTGTCGCCCTCGATGGTCTTGTAGCCCACCTCGGCATACACCATGGGAGACTCCGGCGCGGACATTTGGGCTATGGCTCTGGTGAAGGCGCCGGTCTTGATATGTTCGTCCCAGGTGGTGCCCATAGCGTAGGCTTCGGGAGCAAAGAAATCCACCGCCTTGCCCAGATAGTAAAAGCTGTAGGGCAGCAGTCCGTACCAGGAGCAGACGTCTCCCGCTGCGTGCATCCTGAAGGACACCAGGTGGTTGGGGTCCGCTTCCCTGTAGAGGTCCCGGGCCAGCCGGTATTTTTTGTAGCACTCGTATTCCAAAAAGCGCCTGTAGGCCAGGGCCTCGCCCCTCTTGGGGGAGTCTCTGTGCACCGTGGGCACGTCGGGATTGGTGATATTGCCGTCGCTGTCCCGGGTGATGGAGCAGCCCCATATCTTTTCCGCGGCTTCCACAGAGCCGTAGCGGTCACGCAGCCACTCCTGCCAGTCTCCGTCAAACTGCTTTCTGTAGCCCGGGTCCAGCCAGGTGGGCTCCCAGTGGATGTCGTAGGCTATGAGGTTCCTGTGCTCCGGCAGTCTCAGCTCCTTTATGATGGGCAGCCAGTATTCGTATCTGTCCCTGAAGTCCGGCTCCGTGGGGTTTGACACCAGGGCCAGATTCACGTAAATGCCGTGCTCCGCGCACCTGCGGAGAAAGTCCGTCACGTTGTCGTATTTGGGAGGATTGGGAAAAGAGCTGAATATCTGCACGCTGACGGCGTTGATGCCGAGATCGTTCATGTTGGTCAGATCCCGCTCTATGACCTCCGGATCATAAAAGTCCTTGCCGAACCATTCCAGAAACAGGGCCCAGTTCCAGCTGGAGGTGGTGCAGGTGGGGTGGTAGTTGACGCCGTGGAACTTCAGCTCTTTGTCCCCCGCGTAAAACCGGCCGTTTTTCGCAGTGACGAAGGGCGCGGCGGCGTCGGGCTTCCACAGGCAAAAGTCATGGCTCACGGTGTCTATGAGCCGGTCGTCCATGCTTACGTTCACGGTCACCCTGCAGCCCGCCGCCGGCCATTTTGCCATGGGCAGGGCAAAGGACTTGTCCATGCTGCCCTTGGGGCCGATGGCGCAGGTCTCTCTCCTGTCAAAGAGCCTGGCGCCCGTGTCCTTGTCCGTGACTGTGATCCTCCAGGCGATGCTCCGCTCTTCGCCGGACACGTTTCTCAGGTCCGCGCCTATGGTGACGGGCTGACCCTCCGCGTAGGTAAAGCGGTCCGCTCCCGCCGACCGGATATACACGCCTCTGTCCATGCTCTCTATGATCCCGGCTATGTATTTGTGGGTGGAGGGCTTGGCGTACCACTCCCTGTCCCGGACGGCTATGGCGGCGTAGCGGCTGTATTTTTGGGCGTTGTCAAATCTCACCAGTCCCGCGGCCGGGTTGCCCCGCCATTTGCCGTCTGCCGTCCTGCACACGGACCAGCTGAGCCAGCGCCAGTCTCTCGTCTTGCCGTAGCCTGCCGCCGAGGGTCTCATGTGGGAGGACTTCATGCTGCGGGGCATATCCGGCTTGGCCGTCACTCCCGGAGCCTCAAAGGAGGCCACGTCGTGCATGTCAAAAAAGGCGTTGTCCGGGCCCAGAGACATGTAGTCCATGCCCGTGTTGTCGATGGGCTTCATGGCCCGGGTGTTGTCCGAGGAAGGGCAGGTGCCCACGGCCCCTATGTCAAAGGTGTGCTTGCTGTAGGTGTTGTTGGTGGAGCCGTCCAGCCCCACGAAGAACCGGCGGGCTCCGGCGGGGTCGAATTTGGTGCCGCTGCGCTTGTCGTTGCCGCTGGCGTATTCAAAGTCCTCCGCCTCTATGTAAAAGATATTGGGCCGGGTGTCCAGCACAGTCTTTTTCTTCCAGCGGGAGCCGTCTTCTTCCACCCAGCCCACTGCTATGGAGCTGGTGTGGCTGTCGCCCCGGGCTGTAAACACAGTGACCGAGTCGCCTTCCCTAAAGGCGCCTTCGCCCACGTCCAGATGCACGTAGTCATAGCCGCCGGGAAAGTCTGCGGTGAACTCGTAGTAATAATAGCCGCAGGAGGGGTCGTGCTTTTCGCGCCAGCCCATGATGGCGTTGGTCTCCTGAGCCTCTCTTTTCCAGCTCTTGCAGGAGCCGTTGCGGAAGTCGTAGATGGGGTGCTCGGGCGTGGTCATGGCGGCCCGGCGGGCGTATTCGCTGCGCTCCGTCAGCCTGCCGTTGATCTTCACCAGAGGACGCTCCCAGGCAGGGGCCTGAAAAAACACCGCCAGCTTGTCGTTGTTGAGATAGTGCCAGAAGTCAGTCAGCATGCTCTGGGGCAGACAGGCTCCGTCGCAGAATATCACCAGGTCAAAGGAGGACCAGTTGCCCGGGTCGCTGATGCTGCGGGATTCGGTGCTGTAGCCGTTCATTTCCGCCGCGGCTATGGCCGCCCGGGTAAAGGTGGCGTCGCCTCCCCAGGCTTCCAGCACCAGGGCGCTCTTGGCCAGGGCGGCGGTGGCCGCCAGAGTCAGCAGAATGGAGATAAACAGATATTTCATGAGGGCCTTCCTTAGCCGCAGCCCTTGCGGGCTTTATTGATGATGGCGGTGGTGGACCAGTCGTCCGCCTCCGTCACCTCCAGAGGGATGATCACCACCCGGCCTCCGTAGCTGCGGACGATGGGGGTCTCGGGTATCTTTTCGGCGTCGTAATCGCCTCCCTTGCAATACACGTCCGGCTTCAGCAGCTCTATGGTCTCGGAAGCGGTGGCTTCGCCGAAGAGCACCACGTAGTCCACGCAGTCAAAGCCGGACAGCATCTCCGCCCGGGAGGCCTGATTGTTGAGAGGCCTGGAGGGGCCCTTGAGGGCCCGGACGGATTCGTCCGTGTTGAGGCCTATCACCAGCATATCGCCCAGACTGCGGGCAGCCTGAAGGCACCGGAGATGTCCTATGTGGAGCACGTCAAAGCAGCCGTTGGTAAAGACCACCTTTTTGTCTCCTCTCGCGGCCAGCTTTTCGGCCAGCTCTTCTCTCGTCAGCACCTTTTTTTCACGGGTAAAATACCGCTGCATCTGCTGCAGCTCTTCTTTGGTCATCATGACTGTATCCTCTGTAAAGTGTGTATCAAAGCCTCTCGGCTGATGGTCCCTTCTCTGAGTATGCGGGGCTCCCCGCCCGTCAGGTCCAGTATCACCGATGCGGAGCCTATCTCCGACGGTCCCATATTTATGACTATGTCCGCCCCTTCCCTGATCTCCGGGTCCAGCCTGTCGCAGGCTGACGGAGCCGGCCGCCCGGACACGTTGGCGCTGGTGGCGCAGATAGGCTCCCCCAATATCCCGAGCAGGGTCTGCAGGAAGGGATGGTCCGGTATTCGCAGGGCCACCGTGTCGCCTCCGGCGCAGACTATGTCCGGCACGGAGGGCTTTTTGGGGAGTATGACCGTGAGGGGGCCGGGCATATATATGCCCTCCAGGGCCGCCAGAGCGGGATGGCTCTCCGCCGCCAGCTCTATACGGGCCACAGAGTCCACCATCACCGGCAGAGGCTTGGATCGGTCTCTCTGCTTCAGGTCGTATATGCGTTCCGCGGCCTCCGGGCGGCTCATCAGGCAGCCTATGCCGTACACGGTCTCTGTGGGAAATACGGCTGTCCTGCCCTCGGAGAGGACCCGGGCGGTCTCCCGGGCCGCAGCCTCGACCCCCGCAGGGGTGGCTGCAGTGACGTCTATGTATATCATGTATCCTTCTTTCCGGCTATGACTGTCCTGTCAAGGCCTGCGTAGTCTTTGCCGAGCTCCGGCAGAAAGCCCTGTGAGCGGGCTATGGCGCACACCGCCTCTCCCTGGTCGCTGCCTATCTCGCAGGCTATGAAGCCTCCGGGAGCGAGATGCTCCTTTCCCCGGGTAAAGAGGACCCTGTAGGCCGCCAGCCCGTCGGGACCTCCGTCCAGAGCCAGCCGGGGCTCAAAGTCCCGGACGCAGGGCTCCAGAGTGTCTATGACGGCGGTGGGAATGTAGGGCGGATTGGATACTATGGCGTCGAACAGGCGCCCGGACAGACCTTCGAACCAGTCGGTGAGCAGGGTCTCCGTCCTGTCTGTCAGCCCCAGCCGGGCCAGGTTCCGCCGGGCCAGGGCGAGAGCCTCCTCCGACACGTCGCAGGCAGTGATATGGCAGTCCGTCACCAGGGACGCAATGCCCGCCGCCACCGCTCCCGAGCCGGTGCCCATATCGCACACCCGGGCGCCGGCGCCCAGCCGGGCGGCGGCTCTCTCGCACAGGAGCTCTGTCTCCTGTCTGGGGATAAGGGCTCCCGGCGCCGTCAGCAGGGAGAAGTCCAAAAACTCTTTGGAGCCGGTGATGTAGGCCAGAGGCCTCCCGGCGGCTCTTTGGGACACGCAGTCGGCGTAGCGGCTCTCCTCATCGGGAGACAGCAGCTTGTCGGGGTGGACCAGCATTTCCAGCCGGCTCATGCCCGTGGCGTGGGCCAGCAGGCACTCAGCCTCGAGAGAGGGGCTGTCCAGGTGAGAGAGTCTCTCCCTGGCGTATCCGAGAGCCTGACCGCAGGTCATGAGAGAGTGTCGATATAGCTTGTCAGCTCGTCGGCGCCGGTGAACACGTGGCCATGGATGCCGCAGGCCTCCGCTCCCTCCGTGTTCATGGCCAGGTCGTCGGTGAACAGGCATTCCTCCGGCTGCAGGGAGTATTTGTTCAGCAGGTGCATGTATATGTCCGCGTTGGGCTTCACCATATGTATGGGGCCGGAAAACACCAGGCCGTCAAAGGTGTCCAGCAGCGAGGCTATGCGGGGGGTCTCGGGATAATGCAGGGCAAAGTCTATGCTGATGTTGGACAGGAGGAATATGCGGGCGCCCCGCTCCCTCAGTCTGCCTATGAGCGCCCGGGTGCCGGGTATCTCAGCGGCGTTGTCCCGCCAGTTGGCAAAGGACAGGACCGCCTGCTCTGCCAGCTCGCCTTCAAATCTCTTTTTCAGGGCTTCTATCACCTCGGCGTCCCTCATGGTGCCCATATCCAGCTCCTTCCAGTATTCCCGGGAGCCTACGGCAGCGGCCACTTCCTCCCTTTTGGAAGGGTCGGTGACGTAGGGGATCACCATCTTGGAGGGGTCAAACTCAAAGAGCACGTTGCCAAAATCAAATATGAAGTTTTTTATCACAGCTTTTCACCTTGCGCTTTAATAACATTTAGATTTTACCACATATGGCCGGATAATAAAAGCGGACCGGCCCCGGCGGCCCGGCGGGCACTTGAGAAAAGCGGCAAAATAAGATATAATATATACGGAAAACACTGTTCCGAAAACGTTTTGGGAGGGCGATATGCCAAAGGTACTTGTAAGCGACAAATTGGCAAAGGAAGGCATCGCTATACTGGAAAAGGTCAGCGATGTGGACGTGAACACCGGGCTCAGCGAGGATGAGCTGTGCGCTATCATAGGCAACTATGACGGTCTGGTCATACGCTCCGGTACCACGGTGACGGCAAAGGTATTGGAGCACGCCTCCAGACTGAAGATCATAGGCCGCGCCGGCGTGGGAGTTGACAACGTGGACGTTCCCGTTGCCAGCTCAAAGGGCATCATCGTGTGCAATTCCCCCGGAGGCAACACTCTGGCAGCCGCCGAGCTGTCTGTGGCCATGCTGATGGCTCTGTGCCGCAACATTCCTCAGGCTGTCATATCCATGAAAAACAAGGAGTGGAAGCGCTCTCTCTACAAGGGCATCGAGCTCTACGGCAAGACCATAGCCATACTGGGTCTGGGCAAGATAGGGCAGACCGTGGCCAAGCGCTGCCAGGCCTTTCACATGAAGGTGATAGCCTACGATCCCTTCCTGCCTGCCGAAGTGGCTCAGAATATGGGCGTAGAGCTCATGGAGCTGGACGAGTGCCTGGCTCAGGCGGACTTTATCAGCCTGCACCTGCCCAAGAACAAGGACACTCTCGGCCTCATCAACAAGGACAAGTTTGCCGTGATGAAGGACGGAGTCAAGATAGTCAACTGCGCCCGCGGCGGCATCATAGACGACAACGATCTGATCGCTGCCCTCAAGAGCGGCAAGGTGTCCGGAGCGGCTCTGGACGTATACGTCAGCGAGCCCCCCGATTTTTCCTGCGAGCTCTTTGAGATGGACAACGTGATCACCACTCCTCACCTGGGCGCCTCCACCGAAGAGGCTCAGGTGGGCGTAGCCGTGGACGTGGCCGAGCAGATAGCCTGCGTGTTCGGTGGAGGCACTGCCCGCAGCGCCGTGAATATGCCCTCCATCCCCGCAGACGTGATGGAAAGCATCGCTCCCTATATGGACCTGGCGGGCAAGCTGGCGGCCTTTGCCGGCGGTCTGGCCTCTCAGGCGGCGGACACTCTGGAGATAGTTTACGCCGGCAAGATAGCGGCGGCCTCCAACACCGAGTACATCAAGCGCAGCGCCATAGTGGGACTGCTGTCCTCTGCTCTGGGCAACAGCGTGAACATGATCAACGCCAACGACGTGGCCAAAGAAAGAGGCCTGAAGATCATCGAGACCAAGAACGAGAACAGCGGCGACTATTCGTCTCTCATCACCGTCAAGGCCGGCGGGGTCGTGATCAGCGGCACCGTGTTTGACGGCTCTCTGGGCCGCATCACCGGCCTGAACGGCTACAAGCTGGACGCCTCCTGCGAGGGCATCAACCTGGTGATCATGCACAGCGACAAGCCCGGCGTCATCGGCAATATAGGCTCCGTGCTGGGCAACGCCGACATCAATATAGCCGGCATGCACGTGGGCCGCAACAGCAAGGGCTGCGAAGCCTGCATGCTGCTGACCATCGACAGCGAGGCGGATCAGGCGGCCATAGACGCCCTGACCGCTCTGGACAGCGTGATCTCGGTAAGCCAGATCCACATCGCATAGCGAGAGCCTGCAGGACACACCTGACAGACAGGCGGCAGCCCCATGAGCGGGCTGCCGCTTTTTTGCCGCGTTCCGCGCCCCCGACCCCCACAGGGACCCCCTGTCAAAAACGCCGTATGGGCGAAAATAAGGCCGTTTGCGGGCGTTTTTTGCAGAGCCTCTTTGACCGGGAGGGCTTTTTGTGGTATAATGGTATTGGTATAATATAATCAGAATACTAATATTTTAATTATAAGGGGTATCCACATTGAGCGACATAGCCAAGGAATTTTTCGGCGTCAACATAGTAGACGAGCTGAAGACCTCCTACATGGATTACGCCATGAGCGTCATCATATCCAGAGCCCTTCCCGACGTCCGGGACGGCCTGAAGCCGGTGCAGAGAAGAATACTCGCCGCTATGAACGACCTGAACCTCGTTCCCTCCAGCCCTCACAGAAAGTCGGCCAAGATAGCCGGCGACACCTCGGGTAACTACCATCCCCACGGCGAGGCCATCATCTATCCTACCATGGTGCGCATGGCCCAGGTGTTCAACGCCCGCTATCCGCTGATAGACGCTCAGGGAAACATGGGCTCCATAGACGGCGACCCACCCGCAGCTATGCGTTATACGGAAATGCGTATGTCCAAATACGCAGTGGAGATGCTGCAGGACCTGGACAAGGACACGGTGGAATGGGACGCCAACTATGACCAGTCCCGCAAGGAGCCTCTCATACTCCCCGCCAAGCTGCCCAACCTGCTGGCCAACGGTTCCTCCGGCATTGCCGTGGGTATGGCCACCAACATACCGCCCCACAACTTAGGGGAGCTGTGCGACGGTCTCATATACCTCATAGACAATCCCGGCTGCGAGGTAAAGGACATCATGCAGTTCATCAAGGGCCCGGACTTCCCCACCTACGGTCTCATCAGAGGCTCCCGGGGCATCCGGCAGGCCTACGAGACAGGCCGCGGCACCGTGGTCATGGAGGCCAAGGCGGACATAGAGGAGCTGCCCAACGGCCGGCAGGCCATCATAGTCACCGAGCTGCCCTATCAGGTGAACAAGACCGCCCTCATAGAAAAGATAGCCCGTCTGGTGAAGGACAAGCGTCTGGAGGGCATATCGGACATACCCGACTACTCCGGCCGCAACGGTATGCGCATACAGATAGAGCTGAAAAAGGACGCCCATCCCAGACACATACTGAACTATCTCTTCAAGCACACTGAGCTGAGGAAGACCTTCGGAGTGAATATGCTGGCCCTGGTGAACGGCGCGCCCAACATACTCAATCTGAAGCAGATCATGAGCTACTATCTGGAGCACCGTTACGACGTGGTGGTGCGCCGCACCAAATACGAGCTGAGGCTGGCTTTGAGGCGCGCCCATATAGTGGAGGGTCTGCTCGTCGCCATAGACAACATCGACGACGTGGTGTCCATCATCCGCAACGCCTCCAGCGCCGCAGCGGCCAGAGACGAGCTGATGACCCGCTACGGGCTCACCTGGCAGCAGGCTACCGCCATTCTGGACATGCAGCTGAGACAGCTGGCCGGTCTGGAAAGAGGCAAGCTGGAAGAGGAAAATATCCGCCTGCTGAAGAACATCGCTGCCATGGAAGACCTGCTGAGCGAGGACAGCAAGATATTTGGCCTCATCAAGGACGAACTGAGGCAGGTGAAGGCCAAGGACGGAGACGAGAGACGCACCCGCATCATCGGCGAGGTGACGGAGGCCGAGGCCGACCTGATACCCAACGAGCACAACATATTCACCATCACCAAGGCCGGCTACGTAAAACGTATGGATCCGGCGGAGTTTCACGCTCAGACCAGGGGCGGCGCAGGCATCAAGGGCTTTGTCACCAAGGAGGGAGACTATCTCACCAACATATTCCTGGCCAATACCCGCAGCGTGCTGCTGTTCTTTACGGACAAGGGCAAGGTGTACAAGCTGAAGGGCTTTGACATCCCGGAGGGCTCCCGCTACGCCCAGGGGTCGGCCATCATCAACCTGATCAACATAGAGCAGGGCGAGACCGTGGTGGCCAATCTGGTGCTGGACAGCGAGGACCAGCCCGGCTTTATGGTGATGGCCACCGAAAAGGGCGAGGTGAAGCGCACCAGCATGGACAACTTCCGCCATATCAGGGCCAACGGCCTGAAGGTATTTGAGGTGGAGGAGGGCGACACTCTCCACTGGGTGCAGGTGTCCAACGGCGATCAGGATATCATACTGGTGACCGAGAGAGGCATGTCCATACGCTTTGCGGAGACGGACATCAGAGCCTCAGGCAGGACCTCCGGCGGCGTGAGAGGCATCAGGCTGGCCGAGGATGACAAGGTGGTGGGCATGACTCTGTCCAGAGAAAACGGCAAGCTGTTCTGCGTCACCGAAAACGGCCTGGGCAAGAAGACCGGCCTGGACGAATACAGGATACAATACAGAGGCGGCAAGGGTATCAAGACCCTGAAGGAGACCGAAAAGACCGGCCGGGTCATCAGCGCCGTGGCCGTGAACGACGCCGACAGCCTGATAGTGGTGGCCAGCGACAGGCGGGTCATCAGATTTGAGCTGTCTGACGTGAGAGAGACCGGCAGGGCCACTCAGGGAGTGAAGGTGATCAGACAGTCCACCAAGAAGACCGAGGGCGAAGAGCCCGCAACGGTGATCTCCATAGAGAGGATACCCGGCGAAGAAGAGCTGCAGAGAGCCATAGAGGAAGCGGGCTCTCTCTACAAGGACCCCGGCGCCGGCAGCTCCGGCGACCCTGACGAAGAGGGCTTGCCGGAAGAAGAAGGCTACGAGGACGCCTCGGGAGAGGACCAAGCCGGGGACGCTTTGTCAGAGGAAGAATGACCTGCGCAGCCAACCGGCGCAGCAGATAAAAAAGCGGCAGGCGCGTGAGCGCCTGCCGCCGTTTTTTCTCTTTACTTCCACAGTCCGGTGATCCTGATCTCCGCTGCTCCTCTGTCCACAAAGACGCCCCAGCCTCTGGGGTCCCGGTTTTCAAAGGGCACGCTGAGCTGCAGATACAGCTTGCCGTCTATGAACGCGTCCAGTCTGTCATAGCATCTGACTATGTGCAGAGCGTAGGTCCTGCCGTATTCCACCGGGAAGCTGCGGCAGTTCACGTTGTGGTTCAGATTCACCAGCTTGTCGCAGAACACCTTCTGAAC
This genomic window from Abditibacteriota bacterium contains:
- the prmC gene encoding peptide chain release factor N(5)-glutamine methyltransferase produces the protein MTCGQALGYARERLSHLDSPSLEAECLLAHATGMSRLEMLVHPDKLLSPDEESRYADCVSQRAAGRPLAYITGSKEFLDFSLLTAPGALIPRQETELLCERAAARLGAGARVCDMGTGSGAVAAGIASLVTDCHITACDVSEEALALARRNLARLGLTDRTETLLTDWFEGLSGRLFDAIVSNPPYIPTAVIDTLEPCVRDFEPRLALDGGPDGLAAYRVLFTRGKEHLAPGGFIACEIGSDQGEAVCAIARSQGFLPELGKDYAGLDRTVIAGKKDT
- a CDS encoding HAD family phosphatase, producing MIKNFIFDFGNVLFEFDPSKMVIPYVTDPSKREEVAAAVGSREYWKELDMGTMRDAEVIEALKKRFEGELAEQAVLSFANWRDNAAEIPGTRALIGRLRERGARIFLLSNISIDFALHYPETPRIASLLDTFDGLVFSGPIHMVKPNADIYMHLLNKYSLQPEECLFTDDLAMNTEGAEACGIHGHVFTGADELTSYIDTLS
- the rfaE2 gene encoding D-glycero-beta-D-manno-heptose 1-phosphate adenylyltransferase → MTKEELQQMQRYFTREKKVLTREELAEKLAARGDKKVVFTNGCFDVLHIGHLRCLQAARSLGDMLVIGLNTDESVRALKGPSRPLNNQASRAEMLSGFDCVDYVVLFGEATASETIELLKPDVYCKGGDYDAEKIPETPIVRSYGGRVVIIPLEVTEADDWSTTAIINKARKGCG
- a CDS encoding phosphoglycerate dehydrogenase, yielding MPKVLVSDKLAKEGIAILEKVSDVDVNTGLSEDELCAIIGNYDGLVIRSGTTVTAKVLEHASRLKIIGRAGVGVDNVDVPVASSKGIIVCNSPGGNTLAAAELSVAMLMALCRNIPQAVISMKNKEWKRSLYKGIELYGKTIAILGLGKIGQTVAKRCQAFHMKVIAYDPFLPAEVAQNMGVELMELDECLAQADFISLHLPKNKDTLGLINKDKFAVMKDGVKIVNCARGGIIDDNDLIAALKSGKVSGAALDVYVSEPPDFSCELFEMDNVITTPHLGASTEEAQVGVAVDVAEQIACVFGGGTARSAVNMPSIPADVMESIAPYMDLAGKLAAFAGGLASQAADTLEIVYAGKIAAASNTEYIKRSAIVGLLSSALGNSVNMINANDVAKERGLKIIETKNENSGDYSSLITVKAGGVVISGTVFDGSLGRITGLNGYKLDASCEGINLVIMHSDKPGVIGNIGSVLGNADINIAGMHVGRNSKGCEACMLLTIDSEADQAAIDALTALDSVISVSQIHIA
- the gyrA gene encoding DNA gyrase subunit A — its product is MDYAMSVIISRALPDVRDGLKPVQRRILAAMNDLNLVPSSPHRKSAKIAGDTSGNYHPHGEAIIYPTMVRMAQVFNARYPLIDAQGNMGSIDGDPPAAMRYTEMRMSKYAVEMLQDLDKDTVEWDANYDQSRKEPLILPAKLPNLLANGSSGIAVGMATNIPPHNLGELCDGLIYLIDNPGCEVKDIMQFIKGPDFPTYGLIRGSRGIRQAYETGRGTVVMEAKADIEELPNGRQAIIVTELPYQVNKTALIEKIARLVKDKRLEGISDIPDYSGRNGMRIQIELKKDAHPRHILNYLFKHTELRKTFGVNMLALVNGAPNILNLKQIMSYYLEHRYDVVVRRTKYELRLALRRAHIVEGLLVAIDNIDDVVSIIRNASSAAAARDELMTRYGLTWQQATAILDMQLRQLAGLERGKLEEENIRLLKNIAAMEDLLSEDSKIFGLIKDELRQVKAKDGDERRTRIIGEVTEAEADLIPNEHNIFTITKAGYVKRMDPAEFHAQTRGGAGIKGFVTKEGDYLTNIFLANTRSVLLFFTDKGKVYKLKGFDIPEGSRYAQGSAIINLINIEQGETVVANLVLDSEDQPGFMVMATEKGEVKRTSMDNFRHIRANGLKVFEVEEGDTLHWVQVSNGDQDIILVTERGMSIRFAETDIRASGRTSGGVRGIRLAEDDKVVGMTLSRENGKLFCVTENGLGKKTGLDEYRIQYRGGKGIKTLKETEKTGRVISAVAVNDADSLIVVASDRRVIRFELSDVRETGRATQGVKVIRQSTKKTEGEEPATVISIERIPGEEELQRAIEEAGSLYKDPGAGSSGDPDEEGLPEEEGYEDASGEDQAGDALSEEE
- a CDS encoding beta-galactosidase → MKYLFISILLTLAATAALAKSALVLEAWGGDATFTRAAIAAAEMNGYSTESRSISDPGNWSSFDLVIFCDGACLPQSMLTDFWHYLNNDKLAVFFQAPAWERPLVKINGRLTERSEYARRAAMTTPEHPIYDFRNGSCKSWKREAQETNAIMGWREKHDPSCGYYYYEFTADFPGGYDYVHLDVGEGAFREGDSVTVFTARGDSHTSSIAVGWVEEDGSRWKKKTVLDTRPNIFYIEAEDFEYASGNDKRSGTKFDPAGARRFFVGLDGSTNNTYSKHTFDIGAVGTCPSSDNTRAMKPIDNTGMDYMSLGPDNAFFDMHDVASFEAPGVTAKPDMPRSMKSSHMRPSAAGYGKTRDWRWLSWSVCRTADGKWRGNPAAGLVRFDNAQKYSRYAAIAVRDREWYAKPSTHKYIAGIIESMDRGVYIRSAGADRFTYAEGQPVTIGADLRNVSGEERSIAWRITVTDKDTGARLFDRRETCAIGPKGSMDKSFALPMAKWPAAGCRVTVNVSMDDRLIDTVSHDFCLWKPDAAAPFVTAKNGRFYAGDKELKFHGVNYHPTCTTSSWNWALFLEWFGKDFYDPEVIERDLTNMNDLGINAVSVQIFSSFPNPPKYDNVTDFLRRCAEHGIYVNLALVSNPTEPDFRDRYEYWLPIIKELRLPEHRNLIAYDIHWEPTWLDPGYRKQFDGDWQEWLRDRYGSVEAAEKIWGCSITRDSDGNITNPDVPTVHRDSPKRGEALAYRRFLEYECYKKYRLARDLYREADPNHLVSFRMHAAGDVCSWYGLLPYSFYYLGKAVDFFAPEAYAMGTTWDEHIKTGAFTRAIAQMSAPESPMVYAEVGYKTIEGDSPYVTEQGLAKQAQYFADFYRMLIEGGVNGVFWWFWPGGYRVLEASDYGIINPDDSDKPVTRVIREMGPRFLASPSFEPGCYLTVDTSKNVDYTDAMMLYNQVEDRYPALFEAGKKPGLRAEARGTDTRTCDYVSVTNDPFVPGVPNPPKYVDGAFDGVFLRGKRLEKGATVKNGDLLEVTIANLNEATWLDGDGEGSVQLTANGKAYTLPRPVKTGERVTLRVKAESKGSLELRLLAKERCSFGEVFTLTVE
- a CDS encoding threonylcarbamoyl-AMP synthase; translated protein: MIYIDVTAATPAGVEAAARETARVLSEGRTAVFPTETVYGIGCLMSRPEAAERIYDLKQRDRSKPLPVMVDSVARIELAAESHPALAALEGIYMPGPLTVILPKKPSVPDIVCAGGDTVALRIPDHPFLQTLLGILGEPICATSANVSGRPAPSACDRLDPEIREGADIVINMGPSEIGSASVILDLTGGEPRILREGTISREALIHTLQRIQS